A genomic window from Centroberyx gerrardi isolate f3 chromosome 14, fCenGer3.hap1.cur.20231027, whole genome shotgun sequence includes:
- the LOC139927640 gene encoding rho GTPase-activating protein 4-like isoform X1, with amino-acid sequence MCYKFHPVGATMTSHVKLRKDKVGVVDYDTQIKEVRCQLIDQLKVLDLQLEQKSQQLQDLADYLRRRGEIEGEYARSLDKLAERFTSRTKRKEPSSQSVAQVWLTLLSHTRQESRDHNGLSESCSNVLTQPLTHCLEYTQRLAKKSKDICTQLQDGLLRVTTELQTAWRTYYQYHSDYVSADGKLKEAEKLEEKQKQSAAKKLERLIEKRQGKVKEIHLKCSKARNEYLLNLAAANTSMNKYYLQDISTLIDCADAGYHLSLGRVMRAYLSGRWRSQQNLSTGLQQLQGAAAGLDQSLDRDTLLQDHHNTFCLPLRFLYQPHDGDQVSEVSAECEMRCELETRFKQIQTRLTTVTQETEEASKSLLAARSSLLDSIGDDDLEPSSGSGPSQEGSTENLNLASKPSVARRRANMQEIENLYLTRVKEYLVGSSLVSKLQAKHDLLKVAVEKAEATNGHQPRYNTKSMRVRRNHSGANLTHNHKLFNGDMLSFIQASGQQIPVVVESCIRFINLNGLHHEGIFRVPGSQVEVNNLRDAFERGEDPLAERSCDLDSVAGVLKLYFRGLENPLFPMDSTSQLLEYTQMENETERAAHLKTVISSYPEPVIVVMRYLFAFLHHVSQYSDENMMQPYNLAVCFGPSLLRGAHDDDVVTLQPQINALVKGIILQHESIFPSQAEVQGPVYEKCMTLEEDDCEPIIEEGDGEAEYSYIKDEMEVGSLADRSSSSSSAAPTQRKGERPRANSRGSPDQSGFRAGPTGGSIAPGGKLMLQFPKGPQGKALRTHSPGFIRRECQDNSSSEDITVQIDKEVCRQMDSVFKELLSRRTLQDPSSAAASSPSAQPPQRKGKHEGRRGRGTGLFRAADQLD; translated from the exons ATGTGTTACA AATTCCATCCAGTTGGAGCAACAATGACGTCCCATGTGAAACTCAGGAAGGATAAAGTTGGTGTAGTGGACTATGACACACAAATCAAAG AGGTGCGCTGCCAGCTTATAGACCAGCTGAAGGTGTTGGACTTGCAGCTGGAGCAGAAGAGCCAGCAGCTGCAGGACCTGGCTGACTACCTGCGGCGACGGGGAGAGATTGAGGGCGAGTACGCCCGCTCCCTGGACAAACTGGCTGAAAGGTTCACTTCCAGGACCAAGAG gAAGGAGCCCAGCAGTCAGTCGGTGGCCCAGGTCTGGCTGACTCTGCTGTCCCACACCCGGCAGGAGAGTCGGGACCACAACGGACTGAGTGAGAGCTGCAGTAACGTCCTCACCCAGCCCCTCACACACTGCCTGGAGTACACACAGCGCCTGGCCAAGAAG AGTAAGGACATCTGTACCCAGTTACAAGACGGACTGCTGAGGGTCACCACAGAGCTACAGACC gcatggAGGACGTACTACCAGTATCACTCAGATTATGTGAGTGCAGATGGGAAGCTGAAAGAGGCCGAGAAACTGGAGGAAAAGCAGAAGCAGAGTGCTGCCAAAAAACTGGAGAGGTTGATAGAAAAA AGACAGGGTAAGGTCAAAGAGATCCACCTGAAGTGCAGCAAGGCCCGAAACGAGTACCTCCTAAACCTGGCTGCAGCCAACACCTCCATGAATAAGTACTACCTCCAAGACATCTCCACTCTCATAGAC TGTGCAGATGCAGGGTACCACCTCTCCCTGGGCCGGGTGATGCGGGCCTACCTGTCCGGCCGGTGGCGGTCCCAGCAGAACCTGAGCACCGGGCTGCAGCAGCTCCAAGGGGCTGCGGCCGGACTGGACCAGAGCCTGGACAGAGACACACTCCTGCAGGACCACCACAACACCTTCTGTCTGCCGCTTCGCTTCCTCTACCAACCCCACGATGGcgaccag GTGTCTGAGGTCAGTGCGGAGTGTGAGATGAGGTGTGAGCTGGAGACCAGATTCAAACAGATACAGACCAGACTGACAACGGTCACCCAGGAAACGGAGGAG GCCAGTAAGAGCTTGCTGGCCGCCCGCTCTTCCCTGCTGGACAGTATCGGAGACGACGACCTGGAGCCCAGCAGTGGCAGCGGTCCGTCTCAGGAGGGCAGCACTGAGAACCTGAACCTGGCCAGCAAGCCCAGTGTGGCCCGCCGCAGGGCCAACATGCAGGAAATAGAAAACCTCTACCTCACT agagtgaaagagtaCCTGGTAGGCAGCTCACTGGTATCCAAACTACAAGCCAAGCATGATCTGCTTAAAGTGGCTGTGGAAAAAG CTGAAGCAACAAATGGTCATCAGCCCAG ATACAACACAAAGTCTATGCGTGTGAGGAGGAATCACTCGGGTGCCAATTTGACTCACAATCACAAACTTTTCAACGGAGACATGCTGTCCTTCATACAG GCATCAGGACAACAGATCCCAGTAGTTGTGGAAAGCTGCATCCGCTTCATCAACCTCAATG GCCTCCACCATGAAGGGATCTTTCGGGTGCCAGGGTCCCAGGTGGAGGTCAACAACCTGAGGGACGCCTTTGAGcgag GAGAGGACCCCCTGGCTGAGAGGAGCTGTGACCTCGACTCTGTGGCTGGAGTGCTGAAGCTCTACTTCAGAGGCCTGGAGAATCCCCTCTTCCCCATGGACAGCACCAGCCAGCTCCTGGAGTACACCC AAATGGAGAACGAGACCGAGAGAGCAGCTCACCTCAAAACTGTCATCTCTAGCTACCCTGAACCTGTCATCGTGGTCATGAGATACCTCTTTGCATTCCTTCATCA tGTGTCCCAGTACAGCGACGAGAACATGATGCAGCCTTATAACCTGGCCGTGTGTTTCGGCCCCAGTCTGTTAAGAGGGGCGCACGATGATGATGTCGTCACCCTGCAGCCTCAGATCAACGCCCTGGTGAAAGGCATCATCCTCCAGCATGAAAGCATCTTCCCTAGCCAGGCCGAGGTACAAGGACCTGTGTATGAGAAGTGCATGACACTGGAAGAGGATGACTG tgagcCTATCATCgaagagggagatggggaggcAGAGTACTCATATATTAAAGATG AGATGGAAGTGGGATCCCTGGCTgaccgcagcagcagcagctcgtcTGCAGCACCgacacagagaaagggagagcgtCCTCGAGCCAACAGCAGAGGTTCCCCTGACCAAAGTGGCTTCAGAGCCGGACCAACAGGGGGCAGCATCGCTCCAGGTGGAAAGTTGATGCTACAGTTTCCCAAAGGGCCACAGGGCAAGGCGCTGCGGACCCACTCTCCTGGCTTCATACGCAGAGA GTGCCAGGACAACTCATCCTCTGAGGATATCACTGTTCAAATCGACAAG GAGGTCTGTCGCCAGATGGACTCGGTCTTCAAGGAGCTCCTCTCACGACGAACACTGCAAGATccctcctccgccgccgcctcctctccctctgcccagCCTCCCCAGAGGAAAGGGAAGCATGAGGGGCGCAGGGGGAGAGGGACAGGGCTGTTTAGAGCTGCAGATCAACTGGACTGA
- the LOC139927640 gene encoding rho GTPase-activating protein 4-like isoform X2, giving the protein MTSHVKLRKDKVGVVDYDTQIKEVRCQLIDQLKVLDLQLEQKSQQLQDLADYLRRRGEIEGEYARSLDKLAERFTSRTKRKEPSSQSVAQVWLTLLSHTRQESRDHNGLSESCSNVLTQPLTHCLEYTQRLAKKSKDICTQLQDGLLRVTTELQTAWRTYYQYHSDYVSADGKLKEAEKLEEKQKQSAAKKLERLIEKRQGKVKEIHLKCSKARNEYLLNLAAANTSMNKYYLQDISTLIDCADAGYHLSLGRVMRAYLSGRWRSQQNLSTGLQQLQGAAAGLDQSLDRDTLLQDHHNTFCLPLRFLYQPHDGDQVSEVSAECEMRCELETRFKQIQTRLTTVTQETEEASKSLLAARSSLLDSIGDDDLEPSSGSGPSQEGSTENLNLASKPSVARRRANMQEIENLYLTRVKEYLVGSSLVSKLQAKHDLLKVAVEKAEATNGHQPRYNTKSMRVRRNHSGANLTHNHKLFNGDMLSFIQASGQQIPVVVESCIRFINLNGLHHEGIFRVPGSQVEVNNLRDAFERGEDPLAERSCDLDSVAGVLKLYFRGLENPLFPMDSTSQLLEYTQMENETERAAHLKTVISSYPEPVIVVMRYLFAFLHHVSQYSDENMMQPYNLAVCFGPSLLRGAHDDDVVTLQPQINALVKGIILQHESIFPSQAEVQGPVYEKCMTLEEDDCEPIIEEGDGEAEYSYIKDEMEVGSLADRSSSSSSAAPTQRKGERPRANSRGSPDQSGFRAGPTGGSIAPGGKLMLQFPKGPQGKALRTHSPGFIRRECQDNSSSEDITVQIDKEVCRQMDSVFKELLSRRTLQDPSSAAASSPSAQPPQRKGKHEGRRGRGTGLFRAADQLD; this is encoded by the exons ATGACGTCCCATGTGAAACTCAGGAAGGATAAAGTTGGTGTAGTGGACTATGACACACAAATCAAAG AGGTGCGCTGCCAGCTTATAGACCAGCTGAAGGTGTTGGACTTGCAGCTGGAGCAGAAGAGCCAGCAGCTGCAGGACCTGGCTGACTACCTGCGGCGACGGGGAGAGATTGAGGGCGAGTACGCCCGCTCCCTGGACAAACTGGCTGAAAGGTTCACTTCCAGGACCAAGAG gAAGGAGCCCAGCAGTCAGTCGGTGGCCCAGGTCTGGCTGACTCTGCTGTCCCACACCCGGCAGGAGAGTCGGGACCACAACGGACTGAGTGAGAGCTGCAGTAACGTCCTCACCCAGCCCCTCACACACTGCCTGGAGTACACACAGCGCCTGGCCAAGAAG AGTAAGGACATCTGTACCCAGTTACAAGACGGACTGCTGAGGGTCACCACAGAGCTACAGACC gcatggAGGACGTACTACCAGTATCACTCAGATTATGTGAGTGCAGATGGGAAGCTGAAAGAGGCCGAGAAACTGGAGGAAAAGCAGAAGCAGAGTGCTGCCAAAAAACTGGAGAGGTTGATAGAAAAA AGACAGGGTAAGGTCAAAGAGATCCACCTGAAGTGCAGCAAGGCCCGAAACGAGTACCTCCTAAACCTGGCTGCAGCCAACACCTCCATGAATAAGTACTACCTCCAAGACATCTCCACTCTCATAGAC TGTGCAGATGCAGGGTACCACCTCTCCCTGGGCCGGGTGATGCGGGCCTACCTGTCCGGCCGGTGGCGGTCCCAGCAGAACCTGAGCACCGGGCTGCAGCAGCTCCAAGGGGCTGCGGCCGGACTGGACCAGAGCCTGGACAGAGACACACTCCTGCAGGACCACCACAACACCTTCTGTCTGCCGCTTCGCTTCCTCTACCAACCCCACGATGGcgaccag GTGTCTGAGGTCAGTGCGGAGTGTGAGATGAGGTGTGAGCTGGAGACCAGATTCAAACAGATACAGACCAGACTGACAACGGTCACCCAGGAAACGGAGGAG GCCAGTAAGAGCTTGCTGGCCGCCCGCTCTTCCCTGCTGGACAGTATCGGAGACGACGACCTGGAGCCCAGCAGTGGCAGCGGTCCGTCTCAGGAGGGCAGCACTGAGAACCTGAACCTGGCCAGCAAGCCCAGTGTGGCCCGCCGCAGGGCCAACATGCAGGAAATAGAAAACCTCTACCTCACT agagtgaaagagtaCCTGGTAGGCAGCTCACTGGTATCCAAACTACAAGCCAAGCATGATCTGCTTAAAGTGGCTGTGGAAAAAG CTGAAGCAACAAATGGTCATCAGCCCAG ATACAACACAAAGTCTATGCGTGTGAGGAGGAATCACTCGGGTGCCAATTTGACTCACAATCACAAACTTTTCAACGGAGACATGCTGTCCTTCATACAG GCATCAGGACAACAGATCCCAGTAGTTGTGGAAAGCTGCATCCGCTTCATCAACCTCAATG GCCTCCACCATGAAGGGATCTTTCGGGTGCCAGGGTCCCAGGTGGAGGTCAACAACCTGAGGGACGCCTTTGAGcgag GAGAGGACCCCCTGGCTGAGAGGAGCTGTGACCTCGACTCTGTGGCTGGAGTGCTGAAGCTCTACTTCAGAGGCCTGGAGAATCCCCTCTTCCCCATGGACAGCACCAGCCAGCTCCTGGAGTACACCC AAATGGAGAACGAGACCGAGAGAGCAGCTCACCTCAAAACTGTCATCTCTAGCTACCCTGAACCTGTCATCGTGGTCATGAGATACCTCTTTGCATTCCTTCATCA tGTGTCCCAGTACAGCGACGAGAACATGATGCAGCCTTATAACCTGGCCGTGTGTTTCGGCCCCAGTCTGTTAAGAGGGGCGCACGATGATGATGTCGTCACCCTGCAGCCTCAGATCAACGCCCTGGTGAAAGGCATCATCCTCCAGCATGAAAGCATCTTCCCTAGCCAGGCCGAGGTACAAGGACCTGTGTATGAGAAGTGCATGACACTGGAAGAGGATGACTG tgagcCTATCATCgaagagggagatggggaggcAGAGTACTCATATATTAAAGATG AGATGGAAGTGGGATCCCTGGCTgaccgcagcagcagcagctcgtcTGCAGCACCgacacagagaaagggagagcgtCCTCGAGCCAACAGCAGAGGTTCCCCTGACCAAAGTGGCTTCAGAGCCGGACCAACAGGGGGCAGCATCGCTCCAGGTGGAAAGTTGATGCTACAGTTTCCCAAAGGGCCACAGGGCAAGGCGCTGCGGACCCACTCTCCTGGCTTCATACGCAGAGA GTGCCAGGACAACTCATCCTCTGAGGATATCACTGTTCAAATCGACAAG GAGGTCTGTCGCCAGATGGACTCGGTCTTCAAGGAGCTCCTCTCACGACGAACACTGCAAGATccctcctccgccgccgcctcctctccctctgcccagCCTCCCCAGAGGAAAGGGAAGCATGAGGGGCGCAGGGGGAGAGGGACAGGGCTGTTTAGAGCTGCAGATCAACTGGACTGA
- the ssr4 gene encoding translocon-associated protein subunit delta, with product MIRIAAFLALLVCACSGESCEGPAITPSAYTTSDAVISSESVFIVELSLACANGAQSVALYADVNGRQFPVTRGQDVGKYQVSWSLPHKQASSGTYQVKFFDEESYSALRKAQRNNEDVDAIQPLFSVNVDHRGAWNGPWVSTEVLAALIGILVYYLAFSAKSTIQA from the exons ATGATCAGGATAGCCGCTTTCCTCGCCCTGCTGGTGTGTGCCTGCTCAG GAGAGAGCTGCGAAGGCCCAGCCATCACTCCCTCGGCCTACACCACCTCAGACGCTGTCATCTCCTCCGAGTCTGTCTTCATCGTTGAACTCAGCCTGGCCTGTGCCAATGGAGCGCAG AGTGTGGCGCTGTATGCTGATGTCAATGGAAGACAGTTCCCTGTGACTAGAGGCCAGGATGTTGGCAAGTACCAG GTGTCTTGGAGCCTTCCTCACAAACAGGCGAGCTCTGGGACTTACCAGGTCAAGTTCTTCGATGAGGAATCTTACAGCGCCCTGCGCAAG GCCCAGAGAAACAATGAAGATGTAGATGCCATCcagcctctcttctctgtcaATGTCGATCACAGG GGTGCCTGGAATGGCCCATGGGTGTCTACTGAGGTGCTGGCTGCCCTCATTGGTATCCTGGTCTACTACCTGGCCTTCAGTGCTAAG